A part of Paenibacillus sp. IHBB 10380 genomic DNA contains:
- a CDS encoding glycosyltransferase family 2 protein, which yields MNQPLISIVMPTYNRANVISASIQSILEQTYTHWELIVVDDRSTDNTKEVVEQFVRQDARINYVVNDRSKGPGGARNFGMLNAKGELLSFLDSDDQWYKYHLQDSLDVLHRTKADISFALWVEKHGPETVHNFDNKVEQQLISKMREINTFHPDAILFDEGLFEQFLLHTRNFFQLNTMLFKRELLQTFRLFNEELYLGEDTTFLIQFFDRCKIALITKPHSIYNQSPDSLYFFCNRWQLDPDMLHTNREVMEKLEALAHKSIQVRTLIRNRVEHANNLKSKRRCLQNIDIGIASKYFTLSYINRLDRGKALSYCRSSLKSKVTIFNFLLWLRLFLSIKGGSGFLKKALNLW from the coding sequence ATGAACCAGCCTTTAATTAGTATTGTGATGCCTACATATAACAGAGCGAACGTAATTTCAGCATCGATCCAGTCGATTCTCGAGCAGACCTATACGCATTGGGAGTTAATTGTCGTTGATGATCGCAGCACAGATAACACAAAGGAAGTTGTGGAGCAATTTGTGCGACAAGACGCCAGAATCAATTATGTAGTTAATGATAGATCCAAAGGGCCTGGTGGAGCGAGAAACTTCGGGATGTTAAATGCGAAGGGGGAGCTGCTATCCTTTCTTGATTCTGATGACCAATGGTACAAGTATCATCTTCAGGATAGCTTAGATGTGCTTCATCGAACCAAAGCTGATATCAGCTTTGCATTGTGGGTGGAGAAGCATGGTCCTGAGACTGTACATAATTTTGATAATAAAGTGGAGCAGCAGCTTATAAGCAAGATGAGAGAGATCAATACATTCCATCCTGACGCGATCCTATTTGATGAGGGATTATTCGAGCAATTTCTGTTGCATACTAGAAACTTCTTTCAATTAAATACGATGTTATTTAAGAGAGAATTGCTCCAGACCTTCAGACTCTTTAATGAGGAGTTGTATCTTGGCGAGGACACTACCTTTTTGATTCAGTTTTTCGATCGTTGTAAGATTGCGTTAATTACGAAACCACATTCTATATATAATCAATCGCCGGACAGCCTTTATTTCTTCTGCAACAGATGGCAGCTTGATCCCGATATGCTGCATACGAACAGGGAAGTTATGGAGAAGTTGGAGGCGCTAGCACATAAGTCTATTCAAGTAAGGACACTTATAAGAAATAGGGTGGAGCATGCGAATAACTTGAAGAGCAAGAGGAGATGCCTGCAAAATATTGATATAGGTATAGCTAGTAAATATTTCACCTTAAGCTATATTAATAGACTGGACAGAGGGAAGGCGCTAAGTTATTGCCGCTCATCCTTGAAGAGCAAAGTGACGATTTTTAATTTTCTGCTCTGGCTACGCCTCTTTTTGTCGATAAAGGGAGGAAGCGGTTTCTTAAAAAAGGCGCTTAATCTGTGGTAG
- a CDS encoding lytic polysaccharide monooxygenase codes for MTILSLTRPGKIKLLVASGMMLMLAMAMFFGLEGKASAHGYVNSPSSRAALCASGVNKNCGLIIYEPYSLEALKGFPAAGPADGKIASANGQFAPLDDQSATRWSKVNLSPGTTTFNWNIKVPHATSSWKYYITKQDWNPNAPLSRASFDLAPFCSVSYHGTPGGTYSDTCNVPNRTGYQVILAVWEIADTANAFYNVIDVNFAGNLDNIAPTAPASVTVSNIATTSATVTWTASTDNVGVAGYRIFNGSTQIASTNGAISYNLTGLTSNTSYNITVKAFDAAGNVSAESNSAPFTTLTITGPDIVPPTAPTSLHVMGSTTSTTVPLVWSASSDNVAVTGYQVFRGTTLVATVSGSTLEYLVSNLTANTAYTFTVKAVDASGNVSAESNTVNVTTPAAPITYTEWNASTVYVGGNKVTHNGANYEAKWWTQGEMPGSAGADVWKLIP; via the coding sequence TTGACAATTCTAAGTTTAACTAGACCAGGAAAGATAAAATTACTAGTCGCTAGTGGCATGATGCTGATGCTGGCTATGGCTATGTTCTTTGGGTTAGAGGGCAAAGCCTCTGCACACGGTTACGTAAATAGTCCATCTAGCCGTGCAGCTCTATGTGCCAGTGGAGTCAATAAAAATTGTGGTCTTATCATTTATGAGCCATACAGTCTTGAAGCGCTTAAAGGATTTCCCGCAGCGGGTCCGGCAGACGGTAAAATTGCAAGCGCTAACGGTCAGTTTGCTCCACTCGACGATCAATCAGCGACCCGTTGGTCTAAGGTAAACTTAAGTCCGGGTACGACTACGTTCAATTGGAATATTAAAGTCCCTCACGCTACATCGAGCTGGAAATATTACATTACTAAGCAAGACTGGAATCCAAATGCACCGCTTAGCCGTGCTTCCTTCGATTTGGCGCCTTTCTGCAGCGTATCCTATCATGGGACGCCGGGGGGCACTTATTCGGACACTTGCAACGTTCCTAACAGAACGGGATATCAGGTCATTCTGGCCGTATGGGAAATTGCAGATACAGCCAACGCTTTCTATAATGTCATAGATGTAAACTTTGCTGGCAATCTTGATAACATAGCTCCAACTGCACCTGCTAGCGTAACAGTATCCAATATCGCAACGACAAGTGCAACAGTTACCTGGACAGCTTCCACGGACAATGTTGGCGTAGCCGGCTATCGGATCTTCAACGGTTCGACACAGATTGCTTCCACCAATGGAGCTATCAGCTACAATTTGACAGGTCTAACGTCCAATACATCGTACAACATTACTGTGAAAGCATTCGATGCAGCTGGGAACGTATCCGCAGAGAGTAATTCGGCTCCCTTCACGACTCTTACCATTACAGGACCGGATATTGTTCCACCAACAGCTCCAACAAGCTTACATGTAATGGGTAGCACAACCTCGACAACGGTGCCTTTGGTGTGGAGTGCATCGAGTGATAACGTAGCAGTGACGGGGTACCAAGTATTCCGCGGCACCACTCTCGTGGCTACCGTCTCTGGATCGACTCTGGAATATCTCGTCAGCAATCTGACGGCAAATACAGCCTACACCTTTACCGTAAAGGCCGTTGATGCCAGTGGCAATGTGTCAGCAGAAAGTAATACGGTTAACGTTACGACGCCTGCTGCTCCTATAACTTATACGGAATGGAACGCTTCAACGGTCTATGTCGGTGGCAACAAGGTTACGCATAATGGAGCTAACTATGAAGCCAAATGGTGGACCCAAGGCGAAATGCCGGGTTCCGCTGGAGCTGACGTTTGGAAATTGATTCCTTAA
- a CDS encoding transposase translates to MYGIQQESLFSLEHLLEMSPKDTYGHLFETLDINPFLRAVSKKAFLGAPTQLNYVAMLQSLFIRIVERIPTIKDLRKRLKRSIEFSTDCGFTGSDRIPSEASYTRLIQKLQTSPVFQQSQESIVQQAFQEGFIDGSNAAVDATHVEARDRGPGKKKDDVDALETEIPTKKRGRKSKAEREQWIKEQLELEENRPLFEKKVEAQLPYSYDELVAEIPLNPAWGVKKNSEGKNVFWYGFKAHLLVDCKSQYLLTALLSSGNINDGKMAIPLLKGLAERHPELPVMHVLEDAGYDLVPIYKQVETMGARALIDYNRRNEKQDEDMDNYFRPICKEGHAYRYNSFDAKYGTIKYTQPKACQDCPLNDGQCQNVFKKKVEDNPRRYTVPARGSDSYYELYKKRTAVERVNAYLKEYFQLNNIRHRGALAKVDFELACLTYNACKLTVDRLNHRLRTQRVAA, encoded by the coding sequence ATGTATGGTATTCAACAAGAAAGTCTATTTTCCTTGGAGCATTTATTGGAAATGTCACCCAAGGATACGTATGGCCACCTTTTTGAGACGTTAGACATCAATCCCTTTTTACGTGCGGTATCGAAAAAAGCATTTCTAGGGGCACCGACGCAGCTGAATTACGTGGCCATGCTGCAATCCCTTTTCATCCGAATTGTCGAACGCATTCCGACGATCAAGGATCTTAGAAAACGCCTGAAGCGAAGTATTGAATTCAGCACGGATTGCGGCTTTACCGGATCGGATCGGATTCCAAGCGAAGCTTCGTATACGCGGCTTATTCAAAAACTTCAAACGTCCCCTGTTTTTCAGCAATCGCAAGAAAGCATCGTGCAACAAGCCTTTCAAGAAGGCTTTATCGATGGATCCAACGCCGCGGTGGATGCCACGCACGTTGAAGCTAGGGATCGTGGACCAGGCAAGAAAAAAGACGATGTGGATGCATTGGAAACGGAAATACCCACGAAGAAACGCGGACGCAAATCGAAGGCTGAGCGCGAGCAATGGATAAAGGAACAACTTGAACTGGAAGAAAATCGTCCCCTTTTCGAGAAGAAAGTAGAAGCCCAATTGCCCTACTCATACGACGAGTTGGTAGCGGAAATTCCACTGAATCCTGCCTGGGGTGTGAAGAAGAATTCGGAAGGGAAAAACGTGTTCTGGTACGGGTTTAAAGCCCATCTATTGGTGGATTGCAAAAGCCAATATCTCCTTACCGCCTTGCTTTCTTCCGGCAACATCAACGATGGCAAGATGGCGATTCCCTTACTAAAAGGACTCGCCGAAAGACATCCTGAACTGCCTGTAATGCATGTGCTTGAAGATGCCGGTTATGATTTAGTTCCGATTTACAAGCAAGTCGAAACCATGGGCGCACGAGCACTCATCGACTACAACCGCCGCAATGAAAAGCAGGATGAAGACATGGACAACTACTTTCGTCCGATCTGTAAAGAAGGGCACGCTTATCGGTATAACAGCTTTGACGCGAAATACGGCACCATTAAATATACGCAGCCCAAAGCGTGCCAGGACTGTCCGTTGAACGACGGGCAATGCCAAAATGTCTTTAAAAAGAAAGTGGAAGACAATCCAAGAAGATATACCGTTCCTGCTCGCGGCAGCGACAGTTACTATGAGCTGTACAAGAAAAGAACAGCCGTAGAACGAGTAAATGCGTATTTGAAAGAATACTTTCAGTTGAACAACATTCGTCATCGTGGGGCACTAGCGAAAGTGGATTTCGAGCTTGCTTGTCTCACCTATAATGCCTGCAAATTGACCGTTGATCGCTTAAACCACCGATTGAGAACACAAAGAGTAGCCGCATAA
- a CDS encoding alpha/beta hydrolase family protein, protein MATMGRTRIKWRTAGATLILLTLLPLQAWAAGAGRDDGTEKVPLRTVAESIGAVVDWNADNRQAVVTRGQVELVVTLGADTALVNRQARTMDSKAGLSGGQMLISLDTIRQAFDVDVDWDPQAGLLVGPKDVKTRGSYFVHLLQSGQFEDARAMMNQRLQQQLPEQLLQTYWVSNTTVYGSPTQLLMLDQEKTVVHNNAMLGYATPQQTPFGIIIRFDDTGKIDDLYLPYLPSGAYQKPSYDNPALYVERQVVVGEGERSLPGTLTLPKGEGPFTAVVLVHGSGPGDRDESTGAYMPFRDLAAGLAAQHIAVLRFEKRTYEHTLQSALNPQFTVKDESVDDALAAVKVLQQQPEVDAAQIFVLGHSQGGMLVPRIVQQDSTGSIAGAIVMAGPSEPFEDLLLTQYQQAAERAKQAGQPTDALERQVQIWEQQMALLKDPQYSVTHIPKNFAVQNPVWWFDFRNYYAGEFAKDQKTPMLIMQGENDFQVGPDQLEGWKKALTARTDVSYKLYPKLNHFFVSVDQPSTGAEYAIPGNIPYQVISDIADWLNGVSAAEPQ, encoded by the coding sequence ATGGCGACAATGGGACGGACAAGGATAAAATGGCGTACTGCTGGAGCAACGCTGATACTTTTAACTTTGCTGCCTTTGCAGGCTTGGGCTGCGGGCGCAGGGAGGGATGACGGAACAGAGAAGGTGCCGTTGAGGACAGTTGCGGAATCGATCGGCGCGGTCGTGGATTGGAATGCGGACAATCGGCAAGCGGTCGTCACTCGCGGACAGGTGGAGCTTGTGGTCACGCTTGGCGCTGATACGGCCCTTGTGAATCGGCAAGCGCGGACGATGGACAGCAAGGCGGGTTTGTCGGGCGGCCAAATGCTCATATCGCTGGACACGATCAGACAAGCATTCGACGTTGACGTGGACTGGGATCCGCAAGCTGGTCTCCTCGTTGGACCGAAAGATGTCAAGACGCGGGGCAGCTATTTTGTACACTTGCTGCAATCAGGCCAGTTTGAAGATGCGAGAGCGATGATGAACCAGCGATTGCAGCAGCAGCTACCGGAGCAATTGCTGCAGACGTACTGGGTCAGCAATACTACCGTATACGGCTCCCCGACTCAATTGCTTATGCTCGATCAAGAGAAGACAGTGGTACATAATAATGCGATGCTCGGTTACGCTACACCGCAGCAGACGCCTTTCGGTATCATCATCCGTTTCGATGACACCGGAAAAATCGATGATTTATATTTGCCCTATTTGCCATCCGGCGCTTATCAGAAACCATCCTACGATAACCCGGCGCTATACGTGGAGCGGCAAGTCGTTGTCGGCGAAGGGGAGCGTTCGCTGCCAGGTACGTTAACCCTTCCGAAAGGGGAAGGGCCTTTCACCGCTGTAGTTCTTGTGCATGGCTCCGGACCGGGGGATCGGGATGAGTCGACCGGCGCTTACATGCCGTTCCGTGATCTGGCGGCCGGTCTGGCAGCCCAACATATTGCCGTGCTAAGATTTGAGAAACGGACCTATGAGCATACGCTTCAAAGCGCGCTGAATCCGCAGTTTACCGTCAAGGATGAATCGGTGGACGATGCGTTGGCGGCGGTGAAGGTCCTGCAGCAGCAACCAGAAGTGGATGCCGCACAAATATTCGTGCTGGGCCACAGCCAGGGCGGAATGCTCGTTCCACGAATCGTGCAGCAGGACAGTACCGGCTCCATCGCCGGCGCAATCGTCATGGCTGGCCCCTCGGAACCGTTCGAGGACCTACTCCTTACTCAGTACCAACAAGCGGCGGAACGCGCCAAGCAGGCGGGACAACCGACCGATGCGCTGGAACGGCAGGTACAAATATGGGAACAGCAGATGGCACTGCTGAAGGATCCACAATATTCCGTCACCCATATTCCTAAAAATTTCGCCGTGCAAAATCCGGTCTGGTGGTTCGATTTCCGCAACTATTACGCTGGAGAGTTCGCCAAGGACCAAAAAACGCCTATGTTGATCATGCAGGGCGAGAACGATTTCCAGGTCGGTCCCGACCAGTTGGAAGGCTGGAAAAAGGCGCTGACCGCACGAACGGACGTATCCTACAAATTATATCCGAAGCTGAATCACTTCTTCGTATCCGTTGACCAGCCATCAACAGGCGCCGAGTACGCCATACCTGGCAATATTCCGTATCAAGTTATCTCGGATATCGCGGATTGGCTGAACGGTGTGTCTGCAGCAGAACCGCAATAA